The Nocardia sp. BMG51109 nucleotide sequence TCGACGGAAATGCTGGGACCACTGAAATCAAAGTAATAGGAAACCCGATTCGCGATCAGTGCACGCGAGGTCGACATATAGGCGAAGGCATCCGAGACGGAGCCGTCGGTATAGCGCGAATAATCCCCGGTAGCCGCACCCATATATACGCCGACGCGTTCACCGCGCAGACTGTCCGGGAGAATATTCCCGTCCTCGAACGCCTCCCAGCACAGTTCCAGCAGAATCCGCTGCTGCGGATCGAGATACCTCGCCTCGGTGGCCGAGATCCCGAAGAAATCGGCATCGAATTCGTCGACCTCCCCGATGAACCCGCCGCGCCACAGATCCGAACCATACGCACTGATCAGGCCCGGATCGCCCATCAAACGGAGCCGATCCGCCGAGGCGTTCGACACGGCCGAACGGCCGTTGTCGAGATTGGCCCAGAATTCGTCGATATTCGACGCGCCGGGGAACCTGCAGGCCATACCTACAATTGCCAGATCTCTGAATTCTCGCATAACACTCTTCACATAGGTGCGTCGTGACATGACTCTGGGCGCGGATCGCCGCGAAATCAGTGGAAAACTCGATACCAAGAATTGGCGGGCATGCAACTAATTCACAGGGTCACCCTACGCCAGCGGATAGGGGTGTCAACAGTCCGCAACCTGCACTGTCCGGCGACCGCGATTCCTCGAGCAGCCGCCGGATGTGCCGATTATTGAACAGTTTTTGAACAGCCGCGCGTCACTCAGCTCGAACGATGCGGATTCGGCCGACTCGACAACCGCGGCGGCCGGGCGTGCAAGCGAGGATCTTCCTCACTTGCACGCCCGGCCGCCGCCTCGGTGTGCGGATCATCTCACCGCGCCTGAAGCTCCTCGGGGAAGGCCACGCCGGTCGACTTCTCCGAAACGTCCCAGACCCGCTCCGCGAGAGTCATGTCCTGGGCCGCCGCGCTCCGGTCCACCAGGTCGGGATATCCACGCCATTGATACGGGCCGTCCGGCCCGACGTAGCTACCACTGGGAATGTCCTGACTGGCGGCGTACAGGAGCGGCCGCGCGCCCGCCTTCGCGCTCTGCGCGACGAGCCGATTGGCGATCGCCATGGTGAAGTGCAGTATCCGGTCGCCGGAATGGCTCTGCAGGTTGGTGGCGGCATAGCCCGGATGCGCGTTCACCGACCGCACCGGCGACCCGGCCGCCTGTAGCCGGCGATGCAACTCGAGCCCGAACAGCAGGTTGGCCAGCTTCGACTGCCCGTAAGCTCCCGACCTGTCGTACGGCCGGCGCTCCCAGTTGAGGTCGTCGAGGTCGATCGCGCCGCGGCGGTGCGCCTGCGAGGAGACCGTCACCACCCGGTCGGTGATGTGCGGCAGCAGCAGATTCGTCAGGGCGAAGTGGCCGAAATGGTTGACGCCCAACTGACTTTCGAAACCGTCGGCCGTCCTGCCCAGGGGGACCATCATGATGCCCGCGTTGTTGATCAGGACATCGATCTCCCCGGACCAGCCGTCGGCGAAGCGGCGCACCGACTCGAGATTGCCGAGATCGAGCGGGCGGACCTCGGTCTTGCCGTAGATGGTCGCCGCCGCGGCGGCACCGCGGTCGGGATCGCGGACGGCCAGCACGACGCGGGACCCGACCCTGGCCAGTTCGCGCGCGGCTACCAGCCCCAGGCCGCTGTTGGCACCGGTGATCACGACCGTACGACCGGCAAGGGAGGGGAGGTCGGATGCTGTCCATCGTGTTGTCGCCACGGACATCAGTGTAGTCACTGACTACTTTGTAGGCAATGACTACATGATGAGAGGGTGTTCCCGAATGCCCGCTGATCAGCTCCGGAGCAGGTCAGACATCAGACCGGGGCGAATCCGGGCTACAGTGCAGTGGTCATGAGCGTGCACCCGTCCAGACCCGTTCGGTACCAGCGTGGCGACCTGCGCCACGCCGTCCTGGCACAGGCCGAGGTGGCGCTGCGCGCCACCGGTGTCCAGGGCCTCTCGCTGCGGCAAATCGCCCGCGACCTCGGCGTCAGCCATGCGGCGCCGAGCCGGCACTTCCGCGATCGCCAGGCGCTGCTGAACGCCCTCGCGCTCACCGGATTCGAGCGGCTCGGTACCGCATTCGACCGGGCCGTGGAGGCCGTGGCCGACCCGGCCGACACCGCGGCCGCCCCGGCCGCCGGAGCCGGCACTGCTACCGGGGCCGGCACTGCCACCGAAGCCGACACCGCCCGGCGCATCGAACTCCTCGCCCGCACCTACCTGCGGTTCGCCGTGGAGAATCCCGCGCTCATCGATCTGATGTTCGCCCGCAAGCACGACTCGTCGGCCGAACTGCCGGCCGCGGCGGTGCGCGCCTTCCAGACCCCGCTCGCGGTGATCACGCAGGCACAGGAGCGCGGCGAGATCACCCCCGGCGACCCGACCACCATCGGACTGCTCGCGGTGGCCAACCTGCAGGGGCTGGTCAGCTTCGTCACGTCCGGGTTCGTCACCGCCGACCGCGCCGAAGAACTCGTCGCGGAGGTCACCAGCCAGCTGCTCAACGGGCTGCGCCCCCGTTGAGCCGCGGCGGCGATCGCCGGTAGTCATCGGACGACAACCGAACCCGGCGCGGCGACCGGTTCCTCGGCCGCGAGCGGACGGGCGGGGATGAGGACGGCGACGACCGAGCCGACGGCCAGCGCGGCCGTGGCGACCCACAGCGCGGGCACCATGCCGTCGACGAATCCCTGTCTGCTGGTGAGGCTTCCGGCGGCGGAGAAGACGCTGCCCAGCACCGCGATGCCGAGCACGGTACCGAGCTGGCGCATGGAGTTGCTGACGCCCGAGGCCACTCCGGCGAACCTCTCCGGAGCGTTGGCCAGCACGAGCCCGAACATCGGCGGGAAGAACAGGCCCATGCCGGCGCCGCAGACCACGAAGGCGGGCACGAGGCTCGTGTAGGCGACATCGGGCACGGCAATCGCTGCCAGCCAACCGATTCCGATGGTCTGTAGCACCAGCCCCCACACCACCACGGTGCGCGCGGCGATCCACCCGGTCAGCAGCCCCGCCAGCGGTGCGACGACGACCGGCGCCGCGGTCCACGGCAGCGAACGCACGCCGGCCTCCAGCGGCGAGTAGCCCTGCACGTTCTGCAGGAACTGCACGATCAGGAAGATCGCGCCGAACATCGCGAAGCCCATGATCAGGTACGCGGCATTCGTCGCGCTGAAGCCGCGGATGAGGAACAGCCGCATCGGCATCATCGGATCGGCGCCCTCGCGGTTGTCGAGGATGATCTCGTAACCGACGAACGCGACGAGGCAGACGCCGCCGGCGACCAAGGCGGACAACACATTCACGCTCGTCCAGCCGTCGCCGTTGCCCCGGATCACGCCGTACACCACGGCGGCCAGTCCGATGCTGGCGAGTGCCGTGCCGACCAGGTCCAATTTCTTCGCCGGCCCGTGGGATTCGGCCAGCAGCAGGTACGTCATCGGGATGAGCACGGCGCCGATCGGCACATTGATCCAGAAGATCCATTGCCAGCTGGCGAGTTCCGTCACGACACCGCCGACCACCGGGCCGAGCGCGGCGGCCAGCCCCGACATGGCACTCCACCCGCCGATCGCCAGGGTCCTCCGCTCCGGCGATACCGCCGCCGACAGCATGGTGAGCGTCAGCGGCATGACGACGGCCGCGCCGACGCCCTGGACGGCCCGGGCCGCGATCAGCTCACCGATGGTGCCCGCCGACGCGCACGCCGCGGACGCACCCACGAATACCACCAGCCCACCGAGCAGCAACCGCTTGCGACCGAACCGATCCGCGACGGCCGCGCCCGTGAGCAGGAACGCGGCGAACGGCAGGGTGTAGGCGTTGACGGTCCATTCCAGGCCCTCGAGCCCGGCATTCAGGTCGCGCTGGATCACCGGCAGCGCATTGGTGACCACCAGATTGTCCAGGCCGACCATGAATACGCCGATGCCCGTCACGATCAGGGCGCCGATGGCGCTGCCGTTCGTGACGCCACCGCCGTGGGTCTTTGTCATCGCCCCCACCCTCCTGCCTTCCTACGGCACGTCGTTCAGCCGGACGCCGGCGTCAGCTCCGGTCGGCCCAGTCCCGCAGCGCGAGCGCCAGATCGCCGCCGTGCTGATACGGAATCTCGAAGGCCACCATCAAATTGGCCAGCAGGCCACGACTGAAGAACGTGAAAACCAATTCCGGATCCTCGTCGGCCTCGGAGAACAATCGCCACAATCCGGCAAGGCGGGCCCGGCCCCGATCCCGGACCACCGTATCCTCGACCGACAGCGCGAAGACGTGCAGCTGGAATTGCAACAGCGCCGTATCCTTCAACAGCATCCAATAACGGTCGCGAATTGCGTTGAGCGCTTCGACGCCCTCGAGACTTCCGGCCGCCTCCCGCAATTCCCGCTCGATATGGTCGAAACAATACTCGATCGTCGCGCAGAAAATCGCGTGTTTGGTGGGGAACAGCCGGAACAGATAGGGCTGCGAGATACCCGCCCGATCCGCGATCACCTGGGTGGCCGTGCCGTGCAGGCCACCGCGCGCGAACTCGGTCAACGCCACCTCGACAACCTCGGCGCGGCGCTGTTCGGCGGTCTTCCGCTGAGCCATGCGACCGATGGTAGCGAGTACTCACTAACAGGTCAACGGCGAGCATCGACACGCTCCCGATCACCGCCATCGCTGTGGTTCACTGAGGTCATGGGGAGATCCAATGCGATACATCTCGAGCCCACGTTCTCTCTGCGCCGTCTCGCCGGGGCGATCAACCCGCGCTCGCGCGTACCCATCGGCGGCAAGCGCATCCTGATCACCGGCGCCTCCTCGGGCATCGGCCGGGTCGCCGCGATGCGGTTCGCCGAGGCGGGTGCCGAGGTCGTTCTCGTCGCCCGCCGGGAGAACGAACTGGAGGAGTTGCGCGACGACATCGTCGCGGCCGGCGGCCGGGCGGAATATCGCGCCTGCGATATCGCGGATACGGCGGATGTCGACAAACTCGTGCAGTGGGTGATCGACACCTTCGACGGTATCGATGTGCTGATCAACAATGCCGCTCGCTCGATCCGGCGGCCGCTCGTCGATTCGTTCGACCGCTTCCATGATTTCGAACGAACCATGTCGGTGAACTACTTCGGCGCCGTGCGCCTGACCATGGGTCTATTGCCTGCGATGCTCGATCGGAAAACGGGTCACATCATCAATGTCGGCACCTGGACGGTGGCCATCGATACCGCCCCCAGATTCGCTGCCTATCACAGCTCCAAGGTGGCGCTGGCGGGATTCGGGCGGTGCATCGAAGCCGAACTCGGCAACCGGGGAATATATGTCACCGCCATCCATTATCCGCTGGTCAGCACGCCGATGAGCGCACCCACCGGCGATTTCGACAGGCTGGCGAAATTGACCCCGGAGGAGGCGGCGACATGGCTCGTCCGGGCCGTCGAGACGCGTCCCACCGAAATGGTCCCGCGCTATGCGGCGCTCATGCGGATGATGGGCTATGTGGCCCCGCGCGCGCTGGACAATTTCCTCCGCAACCGGACGTGAGGTCGGCTCGGCCCGGGCGGCGCGACCGTCAGCACGCCCGCCGCCCGACGAATTCCACCACCCGCACCAGTTCGGCCGCGGCGACCGGATCGATCGCGATCTCGTCGACGGCCGCCAGCGCGCGACGGAGATGCGTCCGCGTCTGAGCCCTGGCCACGGTGCGGCCGCCGGCCGCACCGATCAGGTCCGCCGCGCGGCGCAGCGCCTCGTTTCCGCCCGCGGATGCCGTGATCGAGTGGATGATTCGCCGTGCCGTCGCCTCGTCGCCCGACAGCGCGGCGACCACCGGCAGCGTCTTCTTGCGTTGTCGCAGATCGCTGTACACCGGCTTGCCGGTGACCGCGGGATCGCCCCAGATGCCCAGGAGATCGTCGACACCCTGAAACGCGATCCCCAGGTCGCGCCCCAGCCGGTCCATCGCGGCGACCGTCGGCGCGGGCGCGCCACCGAACAGGGCGCCCAGCGCCATCGCACATCCCAGCAGCGCACCGGTCTTGCCCGCGGCCATCGCGTTGTACTGCTCGACGGTCACCGCCTCGGGCCCCAGCCACGGCCGGGCTTCGAAGGCGGCGTCCTCGGCCTGCCCGTTCACCGCCGCGATCAGGGTCGAGGACAGCATGCGCAACGCCGGCGGCACCGTCGCGGCCGGATTCCGCGCCACCTCGTCGATCGAGAGGGCGAGCAGCGCGTCCCCCACCAGGATCGCGGGTTCGACGCCGAACGACTTCCAGACCGTGGCGCGATGGCGGCGTCGCTCGTCGCCGTCCATGATGTCGTCGTGCACCAGCGAGAACATGTGCAGTAGTTCGACCGCCGCCGCGGCGGGTACACCCGACTCCGGCGGCGAACCGACCGCCTCCGCCGCCAGCACCGCCAGTGCGGGCCGAAGACCCTTGCCGCCGTTGCCGATCAGCCGAGTGCCGTCCACGGTGTTCCAGCCGAAGGCGAACCCGGCAACGCGGCCGAGATCGGGATGCAGCCGCCCTACGGCCTCGGCCAGCGCCGGCGTCACCAATCGGCGGCAGCGCTCGAGCGTGTCGGGGAAGGCCGGCTCCGATGCGGCGTACCGCGTCTCGGGCTCCGTCATGGCCTCAGCCGATCGCGGCCGGGACGGGACCGGGAACGCGCCGGGACGGGCGCATCACCAGCGGGCCCGGGCCGAGCGAGGCCCGCGGACGTAATACGCCGCGTTCGTGCCCCGGAACCGGGCGCAGGTACCACCGGCTCGCGATGATGGCCAGGCTGAGCGTCGTCTCGACCTGACCGAAATCCTCACCGATGCATTTCCGGGACCCGGCGCCGAAGGGGACGGTGGTGCCCCGCGGCAGCGCCCGGACCCGATCGGGCAGCCATCGGTCGGGATCGAACCGGTCCGGCTCCTCGAAATACCGCGGGTTGCGGCCCATCGCGTACGGGCTGTACATGACGATCGCGCCCGGTTCGAGCCGGCGCCCGGCGAGTTCGGTGGCGTGCGTCGTGGTGCGGGTCAGCACCCAGGCCGGTGGATACATCCGCAGTGCCTCGGTGAGCACGCGCCAGGTGTAGTCGAGCGCGGGAACGTCGTCGACGGTCGGAATGCGGCCGTCCAGTACGCGATCGAGCTCGGCATGCAGGCGCTGTTCCACCACCGGATGCTCGGTCAGGATGCTGAACGCCCAGGACAGGATGTTGCCGGTGGTCTCGGTGCCGCCGATCAGCAGCGTCATGACCTGGTCGTAGATCTCGTCGTCGGAGAGGCCCGGCCCGGCGTCCTGCTCCGGGGGCGCGACCAGGATCGACAGCAGGGTGTCCGATGCGCCGGTGCCGGCGCGGAGGCTGCCGAGGGCCTCCCCGACCACGGCGTGCATCCGGGCGCGAACCTGCTCGTACCGCCGATTCTCCGCCAGGGGCAGCCGCTCCTTCACCCCCAGCGGCGCGACCATCCGCTGGTAGACGCCGCGCATGATGATCGGCATGCAGTGCGCCACTTCCTGAATCGCGCGACGGCTGGCCGTCATCCCGAACAGGGTCCGGGCGGTAACGCGCAGCGTCAGCGCGTGCATGGCCTCGTTGACATCGAAGGGCACACCCTCGCACCACTCCGCCGACAGCTCATCGATCTCCTCGGCCATCACGGCCGCGTACGCCGGGATCCGGGCCCGATGGAAGGCCGGCTGCAGGTGCCGGCGTTGCGTCCGGTGATCGCTCCAGTTCGAACTCACCAGCCCGTTCCCGACCAGCATCCGGGCCCGCTCGAACAGCGGGCCGCCCTTGTCGTAGGTGCGCGATTCGGTGAGGACGTGGTTGACCAGGTCGGGATGGCAGGCGAGGTAGGCCCGCTTGGGCCCGATCCGGACCTCCACCAGATCGCCCCGGGCGGGCAGGGAGGCAACGAATTCCAGCGGATCGCGCCACAGCCGCAGCGCGTGACCGAGCATCGGCAACGCATCGGGCGCCGTGGCGAACGTCCAGTGCCGGTCCGCGTTCTCGCGCCGGGACTTCCGGCCGGGCCGCGGGGACGGCCTCTCCCGGACGCTCGGCTCACCGTGGGAGACCGGGCATTCCGCCGGTGCGGCGATCTCGGGCGCGATCTCGGGCCGCTCCGGGGTCTCCCGGAAGCGCGTCACCGGAGCGTCGAGATCGAGCCAGCCGTGCGTGGTTCCGTCCCACACCGACCCGTCACCGAAGTACCGCGGGGTGAGATATTCGAACTCCTGGCTGCCGCCGATCAGATGATCGAGCCCGGACAGGTAGGCGCGCACCGCCCGATCGCCGCCGAGCGGCCCGGCCAGAATCTCGTCCCGGGCCCGCAGATACGCCCGCTCGTGCCGCTCGACGAGCTCGCCCAGCCTGTCGACGGCCCGCTGCGGGCCGAGGCCCTCCCGCTCGATCAGGCTGCGGACCACCGTCATCTTGTCGTCCTGGGCGCGCTCCTTACGCCAGGACAGCAGATCGTTGACGATGATCATCTGCCGCATGCCGTGGGTATGGACCTCCCCCAGGGCCTTTCGGTGCTCGCTCATGTCCACGGCGGCGCCGTACTCCGTCATCAGCTCGATGAATTCGCATCCGAAGCTGTCCAGCCGCACCGCCAGGCACTCCTCGTAGCCGGGCGCCTCCCCGGCCAGCTTGGCGTGGATCTCCACCGCGCAGCCCCGCAGGAACGCCGCCAGGCTCTCCCCGAAGCGCCCCACCTGGGCGGGGGTGAGCCCCGGGCTGATCCGCGACCACAGGTCCTTGGCCGCTCGCCGATACGCGAGCGCATCGGCCGGACCGTCCGCATCGGCCGGGCCGACAGGATCGCCGAATTCCGCCACGATTCCGGCGAAGACCGCACCGGCCCGCTCATCGCTCTCCCCCAGCGCGGCACGATCGGAGACCGAACTGTCGATGACCGTGACGTACTGGTACCAATCCGCGATGTCCTGTGCGCGCTGGGCCTCCGCGTGCGGAACCGTCAGCGGACCGTAGATTCCGTTGCGCTGCCGCAGGAACCGCAGCAGCTCCCCCTCGCCGGCGAAGCAGTCGCCCAGCATCCGCCGGACCCAGCCGTTGGACGCGATCTCGATCTGCGCCGCCTTCGGATGGTAGGCAACCGGCAACAGCCTCGGCAGTTGCGGCATGAACAGCTGACTCGTCGCTACCACGTCCCGATCCCCCTCAGTCCGGAAATCTCTTCTCGAGTTCTGCCGATATGTGCGCCCAGTTCTCGGCACATTTACCGGCCAGGTCGGCGATCAGCCGCACGCTGTGGTCGGGCGCCGAACCGACGATCTGGGCGCAGTCGTCGGCGTCGACGATGTGCAGGCGCAGCCAGCGCAGCAGCTGACGGCCGGAATCGCTGTGCCGCAACGACGGATCCCGGCCCAGCGTCTGCAGCGCCTCGCCGATTTCGACGGGTTCGGCGTACTGCCGTCGCCTCGGCTGCGCCTCCTCCCCGCCCGCGCGGCGGCCGCCGTTCGCGCGCGGCAGTGCCGGATCCTCGCCGCGCCGCAGGCGCTCCCGGACGTCGCGCACGGTGCCGGGCGAGATACCCGCCGCCCGCGCCACCTCTCGCAGCGAGGCATCCGGGCGGTTACCGATCAATTCGGCCGCGAGCCGCCGGCCGACCGCGGCGGACAGCGGCCGGACCCGTCCGTCCTGACCGATCCGGTTGTGCAAGTGCGGATCTTCCTCGGTTGGCCGCACCCTGATGTGCCGGACCGTCTTCGGCGACAGGCCCGTCGACCGCGCGATCATCCGATCCGACCAGTCCCGGTGTGCCTCGATGATCTTGGCGGCCGCGGCGCGGCGGTCGGCCAGCGACAGCGGCAGCCCGTGGTCGATATTGGCCTCGACGGCGAGCACGAAGGCCGACTCCGCCG carries:
- a CDS encoding oxidoreductase gives rise to the protein MSVATTRWTASDLPSLAGRTVVITGANSGLGLVAARELARVGSRVVLAVRDPDRGAAAAATIYGKTEVRPLDLGNLESVRRFADGWSGEIDVLINNAGIMMVPLGRTADGFESQLGVNHFGHFALTNLLLPHITDRVVTVSSQAHRRGAIDLDDLNWERRPYDRSGAYGQSKLANLLFGLELHRRLQAAGSPVRSVNAHPGYAATNLQSHSGDRILHFTMAIANRLVAQSAKAGARPLLYAASQDIPSGSYVGPDGPYQWRGYPDLVDRSAAAQDMTLAERVWDVSEKSTGVAFPEELQAR
- a CDS encoding MFS transporter is translated as MTKTHGGGVTNGSAIGALIVTGIGVFMVGLDNLVVTNALPVIQRDLNAGLEGLEWTVNAYTLPFAAFLLTGAAVADRFGRKRLLLGGLVVFVGASAACASAGTIGELIAARAVQGVGAAVVMPLTLTMLSAAVSPERRTLAIGGWSAMSGLAAALGPVVGGVVTELASWQWIFWINVPIGAVLIPMTYLLLAESHGPAKKLDLVGTALASIGLAAVVYGVIRGNGDGWTSVNVLSALVAGGVCLVAFVGYEIILDNREGADPMMPMRLFLIRGFSATNAAYLIMGFAMFGAIFLIVQFLQNVQGYSPLEAGVRSLPWTAAPVVVAPLAGLLTGWIAARTVVVWGLVLQTIGIGWLAAIAVPDVAYTSLVPAFVVCGAGMGLFFPPMFGLVLANAPERFAGVASGVSNSMRQLGTVLGIAVLGSVFSAAGSLTSRQGFVDGMVPALWVATAALAVGSVVAVLIPARPLAAEEPVAAPGSVVVR
- a CDS encoding TetR/AcrR family transcriptional regulator — translated: MALTEFARGGLHGTATQVIADRAGISQPYLFRLFPTKHAIFCATIEYCFDHIERELREAAGSLEGVEALNAIRDRYWMLLKDTALLQFQLHVFALSVEDTVVRDRGRARLAGLWRLFSEADEDPELVFTFFSRGLLANLMVAFEIPYQHGGDLALALRDWADRS
- a CDS encoding polyprenyl synthetase family protein is translated as MTEPETRYAASEPAFPDTLERCRRLVTPALAEAVGRLHPDLGRVAGFAFGWNTVDGTRLIGNGGKGLRPALAVLAAEAVGSPPESGVPAAAAVELLHMFSLVHDDIMDGDERRRHRATVWKSFGVEPAILVGDALLALSIDEVARNPAATVPPALRMLSSTLIAAVNGQAEDAAFEARPWLGPEAVTVEQYNAMAAGKTGALLGCAMALGALFGGAPAPTVAAMDRLGRDLGIAFQGVDDLLGIWGDPAVTGKPVYSDLRQRKKTLPVVAALSGDEATARRIIHSITASAGGNEALRRAADLIGAAGGRTVARAQTRTHLRRALAAVDEIAIDPVAAAELVRVVEFVGRRAC
- a CDS encoding cytochrome P450 yields the protein MVATSQLFMPQLPRLLPVAYHPKAAQIEIASNGWVRRMLGDCFAGEGELLRFLRQRNGIYGPLTVPHAEAQRAQDIADWYQYVTVIDSSVSDRAALGESDERAGAVFAGIVAEFGDPVGPADADGPADALAYRRAAKDLWSRISPGLTPAQVGRFGESLAAFLRGCAVEIHAKLAGEAPGYEECLAVRLDSFGCEFIELMTEYGAAVDMSEHRKALGEVHTHGMRQMIIVNDLLSWRKERAQDDKMTVVRSLIEREGLGPQRAVDRLGELVERHERAYLRARDEILAGPLGGDRAVRAYLSGLDHLIGGSQEFEYLTPRYFGDGSVWDGTTHGWLDLDAPVTRFRETPERPEIAPEIAAPAECPVSHGEPSVRERPSPRPGRKSRRENADRHWTFATAPDALPMLGHALRLWRDPLEFVASLPARGDLVEVRIGPKRAYLACHPDLVNHVLTESRTYDKGGPLFERARMLVGNGLVSSNWSDHRTQRRHLQPAFHRARIPAYAAVMAEEIDELSAEWCEGVPFDVNEAMHALTLRVTARTLFGMTASRRAIQEVAHCMPIIMRGVYQRMVAPLGVKERLPLAENRRYEQVRARMHAVVGEALGSLRAGTGASDTLLSILVAPPEQDAGPGLSDDEIYDQVMTLLIGGTETTGNILSWAFSILTEHPVVEQRLHAELDRVLDGRIPTVDDVPALDYTWRVLTEALRMYPPAWVLTRTTTHATELAGRRLEPGAIVMYSPYAMGRNPRYFEEPDRFDPDRWLPDRVRALPRGTTVPFGAGSRKCIGEDFGQVETTLSLAIIASRWYLRPVPGHERGVLRPRASLGPGPLVMRPSRRVPGPVPAAIG
- a CDS encoding SDR family oxidoreductase produces the protein MQATARELGQRHLDNLGAALFGGLPLSHATDGSEYSLTGQRRASTRSRSPPSLWFTEVMGRSNAIHLEPTFSLRRLAGAINPRSRVPIGGKRILITGASSGIGRVAAMRFAEAGAEVVLVARRENELEELRDDIVAAGGRAEYRACDIADTADVDKLVQWVIDTFDGIDVLINNAARSIRRPLVDSFDRFHDFERTMSVNYFGAVRLTMGLLPAMLDRKTGHIINVGTWTVAIDTAPRFAAYHSSKVALAGFGRCIEAELGNRGIYVTAIHYPLVSTPMSAPTGDFDRLAKLTPEEAATWLVRAVETRPTEMVPRYAALMRMMGYVAPRALDNFLRNRT
- a CDS encoding TetR/AcrR family transcriptional regulator, translating into MSVHPSRPVRYQRGDLRHAVLAQAEVALRATGVQGLSLRQIARDLGVSHAAPSRHFRDRQALLNALALTGFERLGTAFDRAVEAVADPADTAAAPAAGAGTATGAGTATEADTARRIELLARTYLRFAVENPALIDLMFARKHDSSAELPAAAVRAFQTPLAVITQAQERGEITPGDPTTIGLLAVANLQGLVSFVTSGFVTADRAEELVAEVTSQLLNGLRPR
- a CDS encoding ParB N-terminal domain-containing protein gives rise to the protein MTAGGEVSQIGSNLAHLRPVDGPSTTEWVRISALVLSDSPRLAGEDRAHTLRLAETDAELPPILVHRQTMRVIDGVHRVHAAVHKGWTEIEALFFDGSAESAFVLAVEANIDHGLPLSLADRRAAAAKIIEAHRDWSDRMIARSTGLSPKTVRHIRVRPTEEDPHLHNRIGQDGRVRPLSAAVGRRLAAELIGNRPDASLREVARAAGISPGTVRDVRERLRRGEDPALPRANGGRRAGGEEAQPRRRQYAEPVEIGEALQTLGRDPSLRHSDSGRQLLRWLRLHIVDADDCAQIVGSAPDHSVRLIADLAGKCAENWAHISAELEKRFPD